A region from the Pithys albifrons albifrons isolate INPA30051 chromosome Z, PitAlb_v1, whole genome shotgun sequence genome encodes:
- the PMAIP1 gene encoding phorbol-12-myristate-13-acetate-induced protein 1 yields MMPGKTLRKAAAPSSPAGREAAAAECAQELLRIGDRWDLQQRILNVLSKLFCPETWAARGHGARNARG; encoded by the exons ATGATGCCTGGCAAGACCCTGCGCAAAGCCGCTGCgccctcctctcctgcag ggcgggaggcggcggcggcggagtgcgcccaggagctgctccgcATCGGCGACAGGTGGGACCTGCAGCAGAGGATCCTGAACGTGCTCAGCAAGCTGTTCTGCCCGGAAACGTGGGCTGCCCGCGGACATGGTGCGCGGAACGCCAGGGGATGA